A genome region from Hevea brasiliensis isolate MT/VB/25A 57/8 chromosome 7, ASM3005281v1, whole genome shotgun sequence includes the following:
- the LOC131181380 gene encoding uncharacterized protein LOC131181380, producing the protein MNPKKHCKAVKLRSGRTLQKPEEKQKQKEETLENPDIQKEEEEKQAEEKALIQMPSYTKFLKEILFKKRRLEDYETVALTEECSAILQDKLPPKLKDPRSFSIPCLIGNMNIDRALCDLGASMNLMLLSIYQKLNVGELRLTTISL; encoded by the exons atgaatCCCAAAAAACATTGCAAAGCTGTCAaattgaggagtgggagaacattACAAAAACCAGAAGAAAAGCAAAAACAGAAGGAAGAAACTCTTGAAAATCCTGACAttcaaaaagaggaagaagagaagCAAGCTGAGGAAa AAGCATTAATTCAGATGCCCTCCTATACAAAATTTCTAAAggaaatccttttcaagaaaaggaGATTGGAGGATTATGAGACAGTTGCTttaacagaagaatgtagtgccatCCTACAGGACAAGCTGCCTCCAAAATTGAAAGATCctagaagcttctccataccatgCCTGATTGGCAATATGAATATTGATAGAGCCCTCTGTGACCTTGGAGCCAGCATGAACCTAATGCTCTTGTCCATATATCAAAAGCTGAATGTGGGAGAGCTGAGACTAACTACCATCTCCTTGTAA